TCCACGGCAACTGGCTGCCGGACCTGCCGTAGCCCCGCCGTGGCCTCCGTCAGCCCTGGGCTGCGGCGGCCTTCTCTGCCTTCGCGCGGCGGATGTAGTACCAGGCCATGTTGGAGGACAGGCCCGCGAGGAGGACCCAGATCACGCCCAGGAAGCTGCCCTGGACGAAGGAGACGACCGCCGCGGCGACGGCCAGGGCGCAGACCACGAGGGCGTAGAGGGCGAGGCGGGGCATGGGGTCGGCTCCTGTCGGACGGTACGGCTGATGCTGCCCGTCCAGTGTCCCCCATGCCCCGATCCGTGACGGGACCGGCTCAGATGTCTGCTCAGACGTCGGTGACCCGCAGGCCCGCGTGCGCCTTGTAGCGGCGGTTGACGGAGATCAGGTTGGCGACGAGCGACTCGACCTGGTGGGCGTTGCGCAGCCGGCCCGCGAAGACGCCGCGCATGCCGGCGATGCGTCCTGCGAGGGCCTGGACGATCTCGACGTCGGCGCGCTCCTCGCCGAGGACCATGACGTCCGTGTCGATCTCCTCGATGGAGGTGTCCTTGAGGAGGACGGCGGAGAGGTGGTGGAAGGCGGCGGCGACCCGGGAGTCCGGGAGGAGCGCGGCGGCCTGCTCGGCGGCGGAGCCCTCCTCGGGCTTGAGGGCGTAGGCGCCCTTCTTGTCGAAGCCGAGCGGGTTGACGCAGTCCACGACGAGCTTGCCGCGGAGCTCCTCGCGCAGGGACTCCAGGGTCTTGGCGTGGCCGTCCCACGGCACGGCGACGATGACGACGTCGCTGCGGCGGGCGGTCTCGGCGTTGTCGGCGCCCTCGACGCCGTGGCCGATCTCCGCGGCGACGTCCTGTGCGCGCTCGGCGGCGCGGGAGCCGATGATCACCTTCTGGCCGGCCTTGGCGAGCCGGTAGGCGAGGCCGCGGCCCTGGTCGCCGGTGCCGCCGAGGACGCCGACGACGAGACCGGAGACGTCGGGGAGGTCCCACGGGTCCTTGGGGGCGGGCTTGCTCTCAGTCGTAGTCATGGCCCCGACATTACCGATCGGTCGGGTCCGTCGGGGACGGCCGCGCGCCATCGGCCGGAGACGGCCGCGCCGTCTACCACCGCGCCGGCGGCGGGGCCGTCAGCCGGTCGGCGAGGCCCGAGAGGCGATCCCTGAAGCGGCGGCTGCCCCGTGGTGACGGCAGGCTGTTCTCGCCCGCCGCCGCGCTGACCAGGTGTTGCACCGTGTCCAGGTCGACCTCGGCGCCCTCGGCCACGGTGAGCGTCTCGTGCGCGAGGCCCCGGACCTCCTCGTCGCCGCCGTCGAGCGAGAGCACGGTCGCCCCCGCCCGCCGGGCGTCGTGCACCCGCTGGAGCAGCCCCGCGTCCGGGCGCTCCGGCGCCACCATGAGCAGCGTCGCCCCGCGCCCTGCGGCCTCCAGGCGGCCGAGGCCGACCGCCAGGTGCGCCGGGGCGCCGGGCCGCACCCGGTGCCGTACCAGCGTGGGCGCCAGCTCCGGGAGGCCCGACCAGGCGGACTCGTCGACGAGGTGCGCCGCGAGGTGCCAGGGCTCGTACTCCTCCGTGCCGACCAGGAGCAGTCCGCCCCGGTGCGGTACGACGGAGGACCGGAGCGCGCCCGCGAACCGGCGGGCCGCCCCGGGCCACTCCGTCCCGGCGAGCACTTCCCGCAACAAGGCGACCCGTACGGCATCCATGGGCCCGCATCCTGCCGGAGTCGGGGGCCGCGCGCGGCGGATCGGGGAGCTTCCACCCGTACGGGAGCCCGCATGGGAGCCCGTACGAGAGTCCGTGCGGGAGTCCGTGCGGGAGCCCCGTACGAGAGCCCCGTACGGGCCGTAATTCGGTTGCCCCCTCCATCCATCGGTCGGAGCATGACCCTTTGTGTCCGCCAAGCTCTCCGCCCTGCTGCCCGATCTCGCGCCCTGGCGTTCGTCCTCCGACTTCCGGCTCCTGTGGGTGCAGGGGATCGTCACGTACTTCGGCAGCGCGATGGCGATGATCGCCCTGCCGCTGCAGATCAAGGAGCTGACGGGTTCGCCGCTCGCGGTCGGCGCGATGGGCGCGGTCGAGCTGGTGCCGCTGGTGGTGTTCGGCCTGTACGGCGGGGCGCTCGCGGACGCGGTCGACCGGCGGAAGGTGATCCTCTGGACGGAGGCGGGGCTCGGGCTGCTCGCCGTGCTCCTGCTGCTCAACTCGCTGTTCCCGGAGCCGATGCTGTGGCCGCTGTACGTGGTGGCGGCCGGGGTGTCGATGCTCGCGGGGCTCCAGCGTCCGGCGCTCGACTCGCTGCTCTCCCGGATCGTGCCGCACGAGCAGCAGACGGCGGCGGCCGCGCTGAACTCGCTGCGCTGGCAGGTCGGCTCGATCGCGGGTCCGGCGCTCGGCGGCCTGGTGGTGGCGTACGCGGGTCACGCGTCCGCGTACGGGGTGACGGTCGCCTGTTTCGCGGTCTCGGTCCTGATGTGCCGCCGCCTGTCCCCCGCACCGCCCGCGCACGACGCGGAGAAGCCCTCGCTGCGGGGCATCGCGGAGGGCGCGCGGTACGCCTGGTCGCGGCCGGTGCTGCTCGGCACGTACGTGATCGACATGGCGGCGATGTTCTTCGCGTTCCCGAACACGATCTTCCCGTTCCTCGCGGACGAGCTGGACGCGGACTGGTCGCTCGGTCTGATGTACGCGGCGGGCTCGGTCGGCTCCCTGGTCCTCGGCCTGACCAGCGGCTGGACCTCGAAGGTCCGGCGGCACGGGCTGCTCGTGGCCGGGGGCGCGGCCGGCTGGGGTCTGGCGATCGCGGCGGCCGGCTGGTTCGGGAACGTGTGGCTGGTGCTGCTGTGCCTGGCCTTCGCGGGCGCGGGCGACATGCTGAGCGGGCTCGGCCGGGCCACGATCTGGAACCAGACGATCCCGGAGGAGCTGCGCGGCCGGCTCGCCGGCATCGAGGTCCTCTCCTGGAGCATCGGCCCGCAGCTGGGCCAGGTCCGGGCGGGCGCGATGGCCGGCTGGACCGGCACGCGGACGGCCGTCTGGACGGGTGGCGTGGCGTGCGTGGCCTCGGTGGGGCTGCTCTGCCTGGCGCTGCCGAAGCTGCTCTCGTACGACTCCGAGACGGACGAGGACTCGCTGCGCCGCAAGGCCCAGCAGGAGGCGACCCGGCGGGAGGCCGCCGAGGCCGCCTGAACGGCCCCGACGGCCCCCGCGGGGTCCTGTACTCCGCGAAACCGGGTCCCCGCGGAGCCCGAGCCCGCCCAAGGAGTCCCGGGCCCAAGGGGCCCCGGCCCCGCGGGGTCCTAGTCCTCCGGTGTCTGGTCCTTCCCCGCGGCGTCGTGCCACTTGGGGTCGGTCTCCCACTCCAGGTTCCGCTCGCGGGCGGTCTCCATGGCGTGGGAGGCCTCCTCACGGCTGGCGTACGGGCCGAAGCGGTTCTTCGCCGGGCACTCGGGGCCCTCCTCGACCTTCTTGTGCTCCAGGCAGTAGTACCACTCGCCCGGTTTGCCCGTGGGGCGCTTCTTGAACAGGGCCATCGTCTTCGGCTCCTTCCTTCGGGACCATGCTGCCCCAGACCCGGTCGTTAGACTCGCTGGCATGTCTGGCCAGTCGCTTCTCGTACCGGGGGAGCTCTCCCCCCACCGCTCCGTTCCGGGCTCCATCCGCCGCCCCGAGTACGTCGGGAAGCCCGCACCGGCCCCGTACACCGGGCCCGAGGTGCAGGATTCCGACACCATCGAACGGATGCGGATCGCCGGCCGCATCGCCGCGCAGGCGATGGAGGAGGCCGCCAAGCACATCGCTCCGGGTGTCACCACCGACGAGCTCGACCGGGTCGCGCACGAGTACATGTGCGACCACGGCGCCTATCCGTCCACGCTGGGCTACCGCGGCTTCCCGAAGTCGCTGTGCGCCTCGATCAACGAGGTCATCTGCCACGGCATCCCGGACTCCACCGTCCTGCGGGACGGCGACATCGTGAACCTGGACGTCACCGCGTACATCAACGGCGTCCACGGCGACAACAACGCCACCTATCTCTGCGGTGACGTCGACGAGGAGTCGCGGCTGCTCGTGGAGCGCACCCGGGAGTCCCTGAACCGGGCGATCAAGGCGGTGAAGCCGGGCCGCCAGATCAACATCATCGGGCGGGTCATCGAGTCGTACGCCAAGCGCTTCGGCTACGGCGTCGTGCGCGACTTCACCGGGCACGGCATCAACTCGTCGTTCCACTCCGGCCTGATCGTCCCGCACTACGACTCGCCCCACCACACCACCGAGATCAAGACCGGCATGACGTTCACGATCGAGCCGATGCTGACGCTCGGCACCCACGACTACGACATGTGGGACGACGGCTGGACCGTGGTGACCAAGGACCGGAAGCGGACGGCGCAGTTCGAGCACACGCTCGTGGTGACCGACAACGGGGCCGAAATCCTTACGT
The DNA window shown above is from Streptomyces vietnamensis and carries:
- the npdG gene encoding NADPH-dependent F420 reductase encodes the protein MTTTESKPAPKDPWDLPDVSGLVVGVLGGTGDQGRGLAYRLAKAGQKVIIGSRAAERAQDVAAEIGHGVEGADNAETARRSDVVIVAVPWDGHAKTLESLREELRGKLVVDCVNPLGFDKKGAYALKPEEGSAAEQAAALLPDSRVAAAFHHLSAVLLKDTSIEEIDTDVMVLGEERADVEIVQALAGRIAGMRGVFAGRLRNAHQVESLVANLISVNRRYKAHAGLRVTDV
- a CDS encoding MFS transporter; translation: MSAKLSALLPDLAPWRSSSDFRLLWVQGIVTYFGSAMAMIALPLQIKELTGSPLAVGAMGAVELVPLVVFGLYGGALADAVDRRKVILWTEAGLGLLAVLLLLNSLFPEPMLWPLYVVAAGVSMLAGLQRPALDSLLSRIVPHEQQTAAAALNSLRWQVGSIAGPALGGLVVAYAGHASAYGVTVACFAVSVLMCRRLSPAPPAHDAEKPSLRGIAEGARYAWSRPVLLGTYVIDMAAMFFAFPNTIFPFLADELDADWSLGLMYAAGSVGSLVLGLTSGWTSKVRRHGLLVAGGAAGWGLAIAAAGWFGNVWLVLLCLAFAGAGDMLSGLGRATIWNQTIPEELRGRLAGIEVLSWSIGPQLGQVRAGAMAGWTGTRTAVWTGGVACVASVGLLCLALPKLLSYDSETDEDSLRRKAQQEATRREAAEAA
- the map gene encoding type I methionyl aminopeptidase, which gives rise to MSGQSLLVPGELSPHRSVPGSIRRPEYVGKPAPAPYTGPEVQDSDTIERMRIAGRIAAQAMEEAAKHIAPGVTTDELDRVAHEYMCDHGAYPSTLGYRGFPKSLCASINEVICHGIPDSTVLRDGDIVNLDVTAYINGVHGDNNATYLCGDVDEESRLLVERTRESLNRAIKAVKPGRQINIIGRVIESYAKRFGYGVVRDFTGHGINSSFHSGLIVPHYDSPHHTTEIKTGMTFTIEPMLTLGTHDYDMWDDGWTVVTKDRKRTAQFEHTLVVTDNGAEILTLP